The Alnus glutinosa chromosome 8, dhAlnGlut1.1, whole genome shotgun sequence DNA segment ATCTTGAAAACCCCATTTGCTTTCCGTTTGAGTTTGAAATATTGGCCGTGGGAAAGAGAGGAAGACCAAGCATGCATATGTCACTATGGAAGCCTATCACCCAATGTGCCGCTATAAAGATGGTTCTGGTTAGACTGAAGAAGGGAAGCGAAGGCCCTCGATTCTCAGGCAATTGCAGGAGAACAAGCTCAGGGAGGATCTTGAGGAAGCGTCCGAAGCTCGGTCTCTTTCAAAATCCCAAGATGTTGATCCTTCAGAGTCTTCAAACCAAGAGGGTGGCGGTGGTGGTCTCGGGCACTCCAGATCCCTTGCTCgccttcttcagttcttcttcttcacaacgGGTTactcgggtcgtgttcgggtaactcGATTGACAATAGGGTCGTGTTTGGGGTTAAAAATTCAACcagattaataatcgggtcgggttcgtgttggacCTGATTGTGTAATTGGGTCGGTCGGGTTGACACAAAGCCGACctgtgaacccgaattgccaagcctagttgGGTCGACTCCTAGCATCCCAAGGCATAGGAGGTGGTTGAGAGCCAAAGGGTGGCTAGTAGCCCTCCTTTGATGAAGGATAGCACATGATCATCCCTTTTGTTGAAGGGGTGGCCCGCAAGTCATCTTCAAAGTGGTAGGGAGTGTAACGCtctcaaaaattaaattaattaatataattaacttgGAGAGTTACTAATAGTATCTCCACACTAATTAACTAGTAATCAGTTGTATTTACTACCTCAAATTCTAATTATCAAAGTAAATTATAGCACAAagctgaaaaaaataatattagacAAACTAAAATATCTTCCATATTGTCATTAATTATCATCAATATAAATTTGGAGCTTTCAAAGAGAAATACTACAAAATTTAACAACTTCTATCGAATCTATGCAAACCTAACAATACAAACTCTTCGCTCTACATCTTCATCCCTACGAGGTACTCAACTCTACAGTCTAGCCTGTCAATGTGCAAAACACCGAGTTGTTTCATATGTGGAAAAGTAACTGCGTAACTCTATGATTAAGTAAGTAAATTATTACAAAACTTTTTATGTGATGAGCTTTAGTAACAATTCGGATCTTGTAAACTTTGATAATTGAGAATGTCATGAGTTTTACAAAATTGATTAGTGTTGCCTCTGCTATTATGCCGATCGAGAAAATTGGATATTTTAAGATAGAGCAAGCATAATTTCAGGGACAATTCACAATATGGTTTACTATAGAAATCATGCAAGTGAAAAATTTATATGTAAATATACATTGTCATAAATTTCCTCCATATAGTTTATTCGAGCTCTTAATCATTTCTCAATAGGATTGGCGCTGTCCCATGGGAACATCGGTGCCTCAAATGTTGCCACATACCGTCCATTACTAGTAGCCCAAACAGTAGGTTAATATAAAACTTATTGGTATACATCTAAAGCTTCCAGACAGTAGTTAATCATTCAAGAACAACAAGGAATCACATGCTTAATCATAACCATAACCTACCCATCCATTAACCAACATTCAACCCCACATTATTAAACCTAGAAATCCAAACCTACAAGATATGAAAACTACGAAAATGCATTTAGGCAATAACTAAACACATTCATAATATGCTAATAACAACAATGAAAACGAGTTACCTCTCCTTCcagataaagcttcaagaaatcacattctctctctaaaacttagtctctctctctttctctctctctctctctctctccccctcttactCTAGGATTTTTCCAAGGCAATGAGTGACATAATGGACAAGAATGGATGTAAAGATGCTTAAATAGGTTCTTCATGCATGATGAAAATGGTAAATGTGTCAAAATTAGATGCTTTGAGACTGTCATTGAACGTTCGTCCTCGAAGGTCGATCGTTTGAAGTTGTGTCAATAGATCAATGACAGCTGTCCATCGATCGTTCGAGGTTGTAACGATTGTTCGATGCTAGAAATTCGTTTtgaatattattaatattattattgttatattattattattatgaaaatacTTTTGAGCACACTTtatattgttttggttttatactttaaatattttgttgaggattttcatttataaatgatttcttaaaatatggggtaattaccttttccccccatgaactaccagccGTTGTCAActtgcccccatgaactgacacatcgaccaaaatagagcatccaactaccatctttacaggTTTTCCCCCCATCCGTCAGTCAGGCCCGTTAACTCCAACGGTCAAAGGACCATGTGCGCCTCACGTGCCCACTAAGCCGATTTCCTTCCCATTTTGCCCTCAGCCTCGGTTGCTTAAAGATGAATATACCCTTATTAAAAAACCggctgaattttaaaaattccacTAATTGATTTATGCATATACCCTTAGTTTTACATGTGGAATACCTTTAATGCCCCGTCCCCCATGTTTGAATGTCCAAACTAACCTAATTGGAGCATTGTTGCGCCGCACACTTCACTCTCGTTTGGATGAACAGCCACACACTTCACTGTCCGCActcaaaaccctagaaaacGCGATCTTCGAACATCAATCCGTCTCAAACCCAATATCTGCTACAAGCGAGAATCACTCGAGATTTTCAGCattgtaagtatttttatttattcttttgttttcaatatcGTTATAGCACCAAAgttgttgatttctttttttccgGTTATTTGTTGGTGGTACCCATAGTTCTGCTACTCGGGATTTGATCTTTTACTTGTTTATTGGTTTCCTTTTTGTCTGAAGTGGTCCCACGGTGGTCGGccctttttgggtttttttttttgttttttttttttgccttttttttttttttttttctttttttttttttttttttttttttttttttttttttcgttctttcCTGAAGTGGTCCCCATCTGAAATGGTCCCATTACTTTTTCCCTTCGTGTGTtgggtttttgaattttttcccCTGAAGTGGTCCCGCGGTGGTCGCCCCTTTGTCGATGTTTGTTACTGGAGCTTACAATCTTGAAGCTTTATTTGAAGTACTCTAACGAATGTTAGATTTGATAAGGAACGAACGAATTATAAAtgttatcattaaaataaaaataaaaaacgaggAAGAGAAAAGGTATATATGATGGATCACACCAACAGACtgaatttaataaatatgttgTGTAATTCAAATCCTCACATCTTACTCTGAACATTTGGAATATATGTACACTGAATGATTGACTTTACTATTTCCAAATTCAATATTTTGGTTTGTTCAAGTAATTCATTGAAGTTTTATTTACTGATGAAGTTGTTCcaagtttgttttaattttttaggagAATCAAGATTATAATTCTAGTTGTTTCAAACAACTGTTTTATTTTTGCCATATGATGATGGTATGGTTAAGTGCATCGAATTaaaccaacttttttttaaaaaagaaaaaagatgcatAAATGGTACTACTTGTAACaattatggtgcgtttggttcgtaatattattcaatattcgaaccgggtttttattcaaaaacccatacccggatccaagttgaataaaacccatgggtcacttgaataaagtttgaatagtttgaataaacccatcatatatttattattattattctttaccataccaatcattatacacaacttttcatacaatccaatcatttccaatcattttatactattataaaacacttttttaaaacccatcatatattttttattattattttttaccataccaatcattatacacaatttttcatacaatccaatcacttctaatcactttatactattataaaatacttttttccaatctttcaaattcaacacccaaacacatattcaaaagatctaaaattatattcaacatccaaacacattttcattgccttgaaatccgtgatcagattcagaatattattcatattcgaaatattcgataccaAACTTAAATGGTCCCCTTTGTTCCCATTTGtttgttgggtgttttttttttttttttttttttttcgtttccaTGAAGTGTTCCTGAATTGCTCTTGGaatctatcaaacaaattatTCAAATGCAAATCCATACTGCCCCTATTATCAGATCTAACTTAAATTTTGAAACCACTAATTCCTCATACACctgtaatttgagaatcttATTATAATGTGAAGTAGAGTTAGTAGTGTTTATTTAAAACTCAATTCAAGTCAATACGTAAGGAACTTTTTGTTTGGAATATTGagtattgttttaaaaaaataaaaaccttttaaTGCTTTCTTGTCTGTTCACTTTGCTTGATTTATTTTTGCTTGTCACTTCTATTGTATATACTTCACATTAGTTGCTTAGTTGCTTATTTTTTGGATTAACAGTATAGTATAGTTAAGTGTCActtaccaaagaaaagaaaactatagTATTGTAAAGTGTAGTATAGTAAAGTATAGTATAGTATAGTATATCCATACTGTCCATCCTTTATgtctaaccaaataaaaatgtttgttctttttgactTAGTGTTACATATAAAATGGCAAGCAACGACGTAATTTTTAGAGTTCATCATGGGGGCCGGTTTGATAGGCGACACAAGTGCATATATGTTGGAGGGGATATAGGGTTATATAAAGAGTCCTATGACCTGgatagtctctttttttttttttagatttaaacGGTGGCGAGGAAGTTTGGATACCAACCAGGTGACCTGATTTACTATCAAGAACCCAATAGAGATCTAGATGATGGGTTGGTCTTATTAACTTCTGATGCGGATGTCATCAGAATGGCTAAGGTCCATTTAGGTCATAAACTTGTACTACTGTACACTGTTTCTTTTGCAATTGATGGTGAGGAAGTAGGCTCAGATGTGGGTGAGGGTGAAGAGGAAAGGAGAATGGAGGTTATAAATGACCCATACTGGAGGTCATTGATGAGTGATGATGACAATGTATGGGATGGGGCTGATGAACCAGAAGCTGATGGTGATTTTCTTTCTAATTCTGATGAGGGTGATtctgatgatgaggatggtggAGATAGTGATGTGGCGAGTTGCCATGATGAGGATGGTGATGAGAAGGGTGGCAATGAAAAGGCAGCTCAACCAGAGACCACTCATGTTGGTGGCTCAAGTGTTCCGACTACTTTGGATGGCCAATTGTTGGATGATGTAGAAGAGGATGAGGTATCCTCTTCTTTGGCTAGAAGTGATATCTTGATCACTCCCCCTAAAAGTGATGAGGAATATGAAGTGGCTAATAGGGCTAACTGTGTTAGTAAGACTTATCAGTTTGAGGATGTGGACATGGAAGACCCACAATTGGATGTTGGTATGACATTTGAATCGGCTGCACAGTTCAGGAAAGTTGTGAGGGAATACAATTTGTTTAGGGGGAAGGATGTTGTGTTCACAAAAAATGATAGTGACCGTGTGATTGGAGTGTGTAGGAGTAGGGACAAAGGTTGTCCTTGGAGGGTTTATGGCGCACTGGTAACAGGTGAGATGACTTTTATGCTTAAGTCACTGAACCCTAAGCACCAGTGTACACGATGTTACAAGTCTTCGATTGTAACGTCTAGTTGGATTGCAGATAGAATGGTCCACAAATTTAAGACACAGCCAAACTATCCACTTGCAGCTCTATTTACTGATGTAAAAAGGAGATGGAATGTGGATGTCACTACCAGACAACTGTACAGGGCTAAGGTGAAGGCTAAACAACAGATAGAAGGTAAGCACAAGGATCAGTACAAGCGGCTATGGGATTATTGTGCAATAGTGAGGCAATTTAATCGAGGGAGTATAATGGTGATGAAAGTTGAGAGGCCTACCTTAGATGTCCCACCTACTTTTCAAAGGTTGTATATGTCTTTGGTAGCATGCAAGGAGGGTTTTAAGAAGGCTTGTAGGCCTGTGAAGGTGTTGATGGTTGCTTTCTTAAGGGACGTTATGGGGGTCAATTGTTGGCTGCTGTGGGAAGAGATCCGAATGACAATATTTATCCCATTGCAATTGCTGTGGTTGAAGCTGAAACCAAGGATAGTTGGTCCTGGTTTCTAGAGACTTTAGTGGGTGACCTAGGCCCAAACGGCTCTACTGGATGGACATTCATATCTCACAGACAAAAGGTATGTCTGTTTGCTTAGTTTGAATATTAAGTTATTGTCTTTTCATAAACTTTCATTAGTGCATTGACTTTTATGGTGTGAActctgttttctatttttatttagtcttcttttgttgtttttttgccTAGGGATTGATACCAAGCTTTGAGGCGGTCCTACCAAGTGCACCGCATCGCATATATATGAGACACTTGTATGCCAACTTTAGGGGAGAAGGGCACAAAGGACTAGTGTTAAAAGACAAGTTGTGGAAAGCAGCTGCTGCATATACTGTTCATGGTTTCCAAAGGGAAATGGAGGCTATGAAAAAATTGAGTCCAGCTGCTCATGCTTATGTGGAGAAGATTGACCCCCATACATGGGCTAGGGCTTTTTTTGACATCACCCCGAAGTGCGACTTGATCATGAACAACTTATGTGAGAGCTTCAACTCTTACATCATCAAATCTCGAGACAAGCCAATCATTACCATGCtggagatgattaggaagaagttgatgaagCGATAccagaagaagaggcagggaaTAAGGGAGTATGTAGGGGAGTGGTGCCCAAAGATATTGGCAAAGTTGGATAAGTGTGGAAAGGATGCTGTAGAGTGCATTTCACATTATGCTGGGGAGGGGCTCTATGAAGTGGAGTGCAGTTATGGCTCATATGTGGTTGACTTGATGCACCGTAGTTATGGGTGCAGGCAGTGGGACATGACTGGCATTCCATGCCCACATGCCATCTCAACCATCTTATATCATTCCTCCAAGCCTGAACAGTACCTGCATCAATATTATAGTGTTCAGAATTACAAAATGGCTTACGACCCAATGATATACCCAGTGCCAAGTGAGGACCAATGGGTTAGAACTAGCCAAGATGAGGTGGACCCACCTGTTGTTAGAGCTGGCCCAGGCAGGCCCAAGAAGGTGAGGAGAAGGGGTCCTGATGAGCCAAGAAATCCACATTGCATAAGAAAGGGTGGTGTGACCATGAGATGCTCAAACTGCAGGGCGGTTGGCCACAATGCTAGGACTTGCCCTAGGAGGAAAAGGGTGTCCACTCCAAGCAAATCGCGAATAAGTGTACCCACAAGCACTGCAACGGAGTTGAGCTTTGCTGATGTAAGTATATATCCTTAACATatgtttataataaaatgtCATTACCAATACAGGTGCTTAGTTGCTtaactttggttgttttgtgttgcaGATTCCTTCTCAGCCACTTCCTGATAATTCATAGCCAATTCCTGATAATTCACAGCCTACGCAGCCACCTTCTGTTTCAAGGCCCAGCAAGAGAATCGCATCTAATACTGTTGTTGTATGTATTAGTAACATTTGTTATtactttattatatatttttgttatttataatGGTTATGTTGCATATGCAGTCTCCTTCTAACAAAAGGATGAAGACAAAAGCTGACTCAATGCATACTCGGCCATCAGGAAAAGGAAACCTCACAAATGTATGTAAACACACACATGAACACATAAAactatatttataattaaataccaCATCGACTTATTAACTCCTCATGTGTTGCATAGGTAACTGCACCTCCTAGACAAAAGACATTGGGTCTTGGATATCATGGTGCACCTACTAGAAGATTTAATAGGTTGTTAGCTACGTTTAAAAACTCGgatcccaataaaaaaaataccagcTGTTGATCTCACAGAGGATGCCCGTCAACCAGCAACTGCACCAGAAGTGGTCATTCGGGAACCTGCTAGGGCATTGGGAGTTGTCATTCGGGAACCTTCAAGGAGATCTGCAAGAGTGCTGGTACCAACTGTTGAGAAGGGTATCCAGCGTATGGAAGCCAAGAACAAAGACAAAGGGAAAAGACCAATATGGCAGCCTTGATGggatattgaaaaaattgt contains these protein-coding regions:
- the LOC133876098 gene encoding uncharacterized protein LOC133876098, with amino-acid sequence MEAMKKLSPAAHAYVEKIDPHTWARAFFDITPKCDLIMNNLCESFNSYIIKSRDKPIITMLEMIRKKLMKRYQKKRQGIREYVGEWCPKILAKLDKCGKDAVECISHYAGEGLYEVECSYGSYVVDLMHRSYGCRQWDMTGIPCPHAISTILYHSSKPEQYLHQYYSVQNYKMAYDPMIYPVPSEDQWVRTSQDEVDPPVVRAGPGRPKKVRRRGPDEPRNPHCIRKGGVTMRCSNCRAVGHNARTCPRRKRVSTPSKSRISVPTSTATELSFADIPSQPLPDNS